The Alteromonas stellipolaris genome includes a region encoding these proteins:
- a CDS encoding slipin family protein, with protein sequence MELETVLDYVFSYQVILLVLIVIGLKSSIKFVPQNRAYIIERFGKYNTTLEAGLNFIVPFIDTVAANRSLKEQAGDVPEQSAITKDNITLSVDGVLYFKVVDPYKATYGVEDYTFAVTQLAQTTMRSELGKMELDKTFEERDLLNTNIVSALNEAAAPWGVQVLRYELKDINPPNSVLDAMEQQMKAERLKRAQILESEGDRQAAINRAEGDKQAIVLAAEADREEQILKADGEAQAIIRVAQADAEAIETVGKAAATQEGQKAVQLELAKGAIQAKEKIAKESSIVLLPDSGTEIGSVVAQAMTIANAIGKKA encoded by the coding sequence ATGGAATTAGAAACCGTTTTAGACTACGTGTTTTCGTATCAAGTCATCTTACTTGTGCTTATTGTTATTGGCCTTAAATCCTCAATAAAATTTGTACCTCAAAACCGCGCGTACATTATCGAACGTTTTGGTAAGTACAACACCACTTTGGAAGCCGGTCTAAATTTTATCGTGCCCTTTATTGATACTGTTGCGGCAAATCGCTCGTTGAAAGAGCAGGCGGGTGACGTACCTGAACAGTCTGCAATTACGAAAGACAACATCACATTAAGCGTTGATGGCGTATTGTATTTTAAAGTCGTCGACCCTTACAAAGCCACTTACGGTGTAGAAGACTATACATTTGCCGTAACGCAGTTGGCCCAAACCACCATGCGCTCTGAGCTCGGGAAAATGGAGTTAGACAAAACCTTTGAAGAGCGAGACTTGTTAAACACTAATATTGTGTCTGCGCTTAATGAAGCCGCTGCTCCGTGGGGCGTTCAGGTGTTACGTTACGAGCTAAAAGATATTAATCCGCCGAATTCAGTACTAGATGCTATGGAACAGCAAATGAAAGCGGAACGATTGAAGCGCGCGCAAATTTTAGAGTCTGAAGGTGATCGTCAAGCGGCTATTAACCGTGCCGAAGGTGATAAACAAGCAATAGTGCTTGCCGCTGAAGCTGACAGAGAAGAACAAATACTGAAAGCCGATGGTGAGGCTCAGGCTATTATTCGTGTTGCACAAGCGGATGCCGAGGCCATCGAAACCGTTGGTAAAGCGGCAGCCACACAAGAGGGCCAAAAAGCGGTGCAGCTTGAGCTGGCAAAAGGCGCTATTCAAGCAAAAGAGAAAATTGCTAAAGAGTCTTCAATTGTTTTGTTGCCAGACAGCGGGACAGAAATAGGCAGTGTTGTAGCGCAAGCAATGACAATTGCGAACGCAATAGGCAAAAAGGCATAG